The following coding sequences are from one Triticum dicoccoides isolate Atlit2015 ecotype Zavitan chromosome 4A, WEW_v2.0, whole genome shotgun sequence window:
- the LOC119285222 gene encoding uncharacterized protein LOC119285222: protein MASGFAPDIWQWIRSLPGQWRADESHSLQICSSPSTNQSLNLVVTRQSEETHPFSLSFSICDGSRDHDPVSLWSSHYSKLKPANTTDVAAQFLLEIVCGVLRYGPYSSSRAIFRLPAVHVSEGSGKILSLSVLALAFLVCIYEAPSTPRREFIGAITARLTRDEMRHAARELMLALGSDLEEQWMRSLNLGVTNWALEALRSGAGTSSPLRFAVFSYALSASRLWKVQLYCPVVAMTMENHPSHHHQQQQQHQLVKDERLLFSLNYQQLESVIQFTYRVAFQENWIDVAVNVDNIRCDVIQLVSETLMARQGHGSDEKHFPSRISLQLTPMAQSDILSLSVSRSTDNPVQEVGTDKGIDTTLAAAPASIGISVSAHETVTRTMKPWKFEHSVHGNTASLNWFLHGSGGGGREVFSSDPPKLELFQPRSWFRNRYTSPSRPFTRSGGVIFAGDEYGEGVCWRMCAAAAGKTMEWEIKGRIWVTYWPNKKRTLHTETRRLEFRELLHLTIGE from the exons aTGGCTTCTGGCTTTGCTCCTGACATCTGGCAGTGGATCAGGAGCCTCCCCGGGCAATGGAGGGCAGACGAATCCCACTCTCTCCAGATATGCAGTTCTCCATCCACAAACCAATCCCTCAACCTCGTAGTCACCAGACAATCTGAGGAAACCCATCCCTTCAGTTTGTCTTTCTCCATCTGTGACGGGTCCCGTGACCACGATCCAGTCTCGCTCTGGAGCTCCCATTATTCCAAGCTGAAACCTGCGAACACCACAGACGTTGCGGCCCAGTTCTTGCTCGAGATCGTCTGCGGGGTGCTCAGGTACGGGCCTTACTCTAGCAGCAGGGCCATCTTCAGGCTACCGGCCGTGCATGTGTCCGAAGGTTCGGGCAAGATCCTCAGCCTGTCCGTCCTGGCCCTGGCGTTCCTGGTCTGCATCTACGAGGCCCCGTCCACGCCCCGGCGGGAGTTCATCGGCGCGATCACCGCACGGCTGACGCGCGACGAGATGCGCCACGCAGCGAGGGAGCTTATGCTGGCCCTCGGGTCCGACCTGGAGGAGCAGTGGATGCGGTCGCTGAATCTGGGCGTCACCAACTGGGCCTTGGAGGCTCTCCGGTCAGGCGCCGGCACGTCGTCCCCGCTGCGTTTCGCGGTGTTCTCCTATGCTCTGTCGGCGAGCAGGCTATGGAAGGTCCAGCTGTACTGCCCAGTCGTGGCCATGACCATGGAGAACCACCCGTCCCatcaccaccagcagcagcagcagcaccagcTGGTCAAAGACGAGAGACTGCTCTTCTCGCTCAACTACCAGCAGCTCGAGAGCGTCATCCAGTTCACGTACAGAGTCGCGTTCCAGGAGAACTGGATCGACGTCGCCGTCAACGTCGACAACATACG GTGCGACGTGATACAGCTGGTGTCCGAGACTCTCATGGCGAGGCAAGGCCACGGCTCCGACGAGAAGCACTTCCCGTCGCGCATATCGCTGCAGCTCACGCCCATGGCGCAGTCGGACATCCTCTCGCTCTCCGTGAGCAGGTCCACGGACAACCCCGTCCAGGAGGTCGGCACCGACAAGGGCATCGACACGACGCTCGCCGCCGCACCGGCGTCGATCGGCATCAGCGTGTCGGCGCACGAGACGGTGACCAGGACCATGAAGCCCTGGAAGTTCGAGCACTCGGTGCACGGTAACACGGCGTCACTGAACTGGTTCCtccacggcagcggcggcgggggcaGGGAGGTCTTCTCCAGCGACCCGCCCAAGCTGGAGCTCTTCCAGCCGAGGTCCTGGTTCAGGAACCGGTACACCAGCCCCAGCAGGCCCTTCACCAGAAGCGGAGGAGTCATCTTTGCCGGCGACGAGTACGGGGAGGGCGTGTGCTGGAGGATGTGCGCGGCCGCAGCCGGCAAGACCATGGAGTGGGAGATCAAGGGCAGGATATGGGTCACCTACTGGCCAAACAAGAAGAGGACGCTGCATACGGAGACCAGGAGGCTCGAGTTCAGAGAGCTGCTGCATCTCACCATTGGAGAGTAG
- the LOC119285223 gene encoding 17.4 kDa class I heat shock protein gives MSLIRRSNVFDPFSLDFFDPFDGFPFGSGSSNSGGSLVPRTSSDTAAFAGARIDWKETPEAHVFKADVPGLKKEEVKVEVEDGNILQISGERNKEQEEKTDTWHRVERSSGKFLRRFRLPENAKAEQVKASMENGVLTVTVPKEEAKKPDVKSIQISG, from the coding sequence ATGTCGCTGATCCGCCGCAGCAACGTGTTCGACCCCTTCTCCCTCGACTTCTTCGACCCTTTTGACGGCTTCCCCTTCGGCTCCGGCAGCAGCAACAGCGGCGGCAGCCTCGTCCCGCGCACCTCCTCCGACACGGCGGCCTTCGCGGGCGCGCGCATCGACTGGAAGGAGACGCCCGAGGCGCACGTGTTCAAGGCGGACGTCCCCGGGCTGAAGAAGGAGGAGGTGaaggtggaggtggaggacggcAACATCCTCCAGATCAGCGGCGAGCGGAACAAGGAGCAGGAGGAGAAGACCGACACCTGGCACAGGGTGGAGCGCAGCAGCGGCAAGTTCCTCCGCAGGTTCCGGCTCCCGGAGAACGCCAAGGCGGAGCAGGTGAAGGCGTCGATGGAGAACGGCGTGCTCACCGTCACCGTGCCCAAGGAGGAGGCCAAGAAGCCCGACGTCAAGTCCATCCAGATCTCCGGCTAG